Proteins encoded together in one Benincasa hispida cultivar B227 chromosome 1, ASM972705v1, whole genome shotgun sequence window:
- the LOC120070165 gene encoding GDSL esterase/lipase 1-like, which produces MAGSRFLSSLLVYLILVSVVCMQICKGDPKIHLPKHVALFIFGDSIFDAGNNNYINTTSTFQSNFWPYGQTFFNSPTGRFSDGRLISDFIAKYANLPLIRPYLHPTNKFYLHGVNFASAGAGALVDTQQGFVIDLKTQLSYFNKVVKVFEEVGHEAGAKALLSRAVYLINIGSNDYLAPFLTNSTLFHSHSAQQYVEFVIGNLTTVIKGIHKNGGRKFAFLGVGPLGCFPLLKAVILQGKDECLQEITELATLHNKDLYKTLLHLEKELEGFVYTYIDSFTIVTELLNNPAKYGLKEGKVACCGSGPFRGYFSCGGRNGEEYKLCNNPSQHLFFDAAHFTDNANQLYAELLWNGNSQSIRPYNLKTLFHV; this is translated from the exons ATGGCAGGCTCAAGGTTTCTTTCATCTTTGTTAGTGTACTTGATATTGGTTAGTGTTGTGTGTATGCAGATTTGTAAAGGTGATCCAAAAATACATTTGCCAAAACATGTAGCCTTGTTCATCTTTGGGGATTCCATTTTTGATGCTGGAAACAATAACTACATCAACACCACTTCCACTTTTCAATCAAATTTCTGGCCATATGGACAAACCTTTTTCAATTCCCCAACTGGCAGATTTTCAGATGGTCGCTTGATTTCTGATTTCATTG cTAAATATGCTAATTTGCCATTAATCCGTCCATATCTTCATCCTACGAACAAATTTTACCTTCATGGAGTGAACTTTGCATCAGCAGGAGCAGGTGCTTTGGTTGACACCCAGCAAGGATTT GTAATAGACTTGAAAACCCAGCTGAGTTATTTCAACAAAGTAGTAAAGGTATTTGAAGAGGTAGGACATGAAGCAGGGGCAAAGGCATTACTGTCCAGAGCTGTCTACTTGATCAACATTGGAAGCAATGATTATCTTGCTCCTTTCCTTACAAATTCAACACTCTTCCATTCTCATTCTGCACAACAATATGTTGAGTTTGTCATAGGAAATTTGACCACTGTCATCAAA GGAATCCATAAGAATGGAGGAAGAAAGTTTGCATTTCTAGGTGTTGGACCTCTAGGTTGTTTTCCCTTACTGAAGGCAGTAATATTACAAGGCAAAGATGAATGCCTGCAAGAGATTACAGAACTTGCAACACTGCACAACAAAGATCTTTACAAAACTCTCCTACATCTTGAAAAGGAGCTTGAAGGATTCGTATATACTTACATCGATTCCTTCACTATTGTCACTGAACTATTAAATAATCCTGCTAAATATG GTTTGAAGGAAGGAAAGGTAGCATGTTGTggaagtggaccatttagaggttattttaGCTGTGGAGGAAGAAATGGAGAAGAGTATAAGTTGTGTAATAATCCAAGCCAGCATTTATTCTTCGATGCTGCCCATTTCACTGATAACGCAAACCAATTATATGCTGAGTTGCTATGGAATGGGAATTCCCAAAGCATAAGGCCTTACAATCTTAAAACTCTATTTCATGTTTAA